One window from the genome of Streptomyces sp. TLI_235 encodes:
- a CDS encoding transmembrane secretion effector (manually curated), which produces MTPQQPTGRRSVLREPAFRRFLAGHTASLLGSAMAPVAVAFAVLDSGGDGTALGTVMAARILPIVLLLLAGGVVADRFGTTPVLALGALWQLAACAAVLAVPAVRTLTPPSGGRTAALPTAKTPVGSPD; this is translated from the coding sequence ATGACCCCACAGCAGCCGACAGGCCGTCGGTCCGTGCTGCGCGAACCCGCCTTCCGCCGGTTCCTCGCCGGGCACACCGCCTCGCTCCTCGGATCGGCCATGGCGCCGGTCGCCGTCGCCTTCGCCGTCCTCGACAGCGGCGGCGACGGCACCGCGCTCGGCACCGTGATGGCCGCCCGGATCCTCCCGATCGTCCTCCTCCTGCTCGCCGGAGGCGTGGTCGCCGACCGCTTCGGCACCACCCCCGTCCTCGCCCTCGGCGCCCTCTGGCAACTCGCCGCCTGCGCCGCCGTCCTGGCCGTCCCCGCCGTCCGCACCCTCACCCCGCCGTCGGGCGGCCGGACGGCAGCGCTCCCCACCGCGAAGACCCCGGTCGGGAGCCCGGACTGA
- a CDS encoding translation elongation factor EF-G (partial gene) has product MRTDLNRTAVTAPATPATPAVGRPADLPARVRNLGILAHVDAGKTTVTERVLYLTGAVHRRGEVHEGTTVTDFDPQERARGITIFAAAVSCHWDGHRINLIDTPGHVDFFDEVERSLRVLDGAVAVFDAVAGVEPQSEAVWRQADRQGVPRIAFVNKLDRAGADLDTALASIRDRLHPAPLAVQLPIGREDGFVGVVDLLRMRALTWTDGHDGCDEGPVPEPLLEEAGRRRRALEEAVAELHPSALEEFCAHGTLTAEGLAAALRDLTRTGDAVVVLCGSAYRNRGVEPLLQAVVDYLPSPLDVPAVRGTLDGTEHERPADPAAPFTALAFKVNAAATGRLTYLRIYAGTVTKGDTVLDTASGRTERIARIVRVQADRHAETDRATAGDIVAVFGRRRPARAPPCAHPPPRSSSNRRPRPTRSSRWPSRRTATPTPNGCHRTR; this is encoded by the coding sequence GTGCGCACCGACCTGAACCGAACCGCCGTCACCGCTCCCGCCACTCCTGCCACTCCCGCCGTCGGCCGCCCCGCCGACCTGCCGGCCCGCGTCCGCAACCTGGGCATCCTCGCCCACGTCGACGCGGGCAAGACCACCGTCACCGAGCGGGTGCTCTACCTCACCGGCGCCGTCCACCGACGCGGCGAGGTCCACGAGGGCACCACCGTCACCGACTTCGACCCGCAGGAGCGCGCCCGCGGCATCACCATCTTCGCCGCCGCCGTCAGCTGCCACTGGGACGGCCACCGGATCAACCTGATCGACACCCCGGGTCACGTCGACTTCTTCGACGAGGTCGAACGCTCGCTGCGCGTCCTCGACGGCGCCGTCGCCGTCTTCGACGCCGTCGCGGGCGTCGAACCGCAGAGCGAGGCGGTGTGGCGGCAGGCCGACCGGCAGGGCGTCCCGCGGATCGCCTTCGTCAACAAGCTGGACCGCGCCGGCGCCGACCTCGACACCGCGCTCGCCTCGATCCGCGACCGGCTCCATCCGGCGCCGCTCGCGGTACAGCTGCCGATCGGCCGCGAGGACGGCTTCGTCGGCGTCGTCGACCTGCTCCGGATGCGCGCCCTGACCTGGACCGACGGCCACGACGGCTGCGACGAGGGCCCCGTGCCCGAACCGCTGCTGGAGGAGGCCGGGCGGCGCCGCCGTGCCCTCGAGGAGGCCGTCGCCGAACTCCACCCGTCCGCCCTGGAGGAGTTCTGCGCGCACGGCACCCTCACCGCGGAGGGCCTCGCCGCGGCCCTGCGCGACCTCACCCGCACCGGCGACGCCGTCGTGGTGCTCTGCGGCTCCGCCTACCGCAACCGCGGCGTCGAACCGCTGCTGCAGGCCGTCGTGGACTACCTGCCGTCCCCGCTGGACGTGCCGGCCGTCCGCGGCACCCTCGACGGCACCGAACACGAACGGCCCGCCGACCCGGCGGCCCCGTTCACCGCGCTCGCCTTCAAGGTCAACGCGGCGGCCACCGGCCGCCTCACCTACCTCCGGATCTACGCCGGAACCGTCACCAAGGGGGACACCGTGCTCGACACCGCGTCCGGCCGCACCGAGCGGATCGCCCGCATCGTGCGCGTCCAGGCCGACCGGCACGCCGAGACGGACCGTGCCACGGCCGGCGACATCGTCGCCGTCTTCGGCCGAAGGCGACCCGCGCGGGCGCCACCCTGTGCGCACCCGCCGCCCCGCTCGTCCTCGAACCGCCGACCACGGCCGACCCGGTCGTCTCGGTGGCCGTCGAGGCGCACCGCAACACCGACACCGAACGGCTGCCACCGCACTCGC